One part of the Quercus lobata isolate SW786 chromosome 7, ValleyOak3.0 Primary Assembly, whole genome shotgun sequence genome encodes these proteins:
- the LOC115952444 gene encoding anthocyanidin 3-O-glucoside 2'''-O-xylosyltransferase-like — translation MSTSRSSKLHVAMFPWFAFGHFTPFLHLSNKLAERGHRVSFLLPKGAQAKLQHLNHYPNLISFSPLLVPHVDTLPPGAETASDVPFSLHMQLAIAFDRTQNQVETILTTLKPHFIFFDFSYWLPALAHQLGTKAIAYSVVSAATIAFIMVPAKKMEKDMTNEELIQPPSGYPSLSVVFKYKEFEIATIKILAEDHGTGVPMYFRITSSIKESDAVAFRTYHEVEGPYCDYLRQQYAKPALLTGPVLTETPETKLDEKWTKWLCNFEQGTVVYCAFGSQNILQKDQFQELLLGFELCGQPFLVALKYSSWMRNN, via the coding sequence ATGTCTACTTCCAGAAGCTCAAAACTTCATGTAGCCATGTTTCCCTGGTTTGCCTTTGGCCATTTCACTCCATTCCTCCATCTCTCCAACAAGCTTGCAGAGAGAGGCCATAGGGTATCCTTCTTACTTCCCAAAGGAGCACAAGCAAAGCTACAACATCTCAACCATTATCCAAACCTTATCAGCTTCTCTCCCCTTCTCGTTCCCCATGTAGATACCCTACCTCCTGGAGCCGAGACTGCCTCGGATGTTCCTTTTTCACTTCATATGCAACTTGCTATTGCTTTTGACCGAACCCAAAACCAAGTTGAAACCATTCTTACCACTCTCAAGCCTCACTTCATCTTCTTTGACTTCAGTTATTGGTTGCCAGCCCTTGCACACCAACTTGGCACCAAGGCCATAGCCTATTCCGTGGTAAGCGCGGCCACAATCGCATTCATTATGGTTCCCGCTAAGAAGATGGAAAAGGATATGACTAATGAAGAGCTAATCCAACCGCCTTCAGGCTATCCTTCTTTGTCAGTGGTGTTCAAATACAAGGAGTTCGAAATTGCAACAATAAAAATACTTGCTGAAGATCATGGAACTGGGGTGCCCATGTACTTTCGAATTACATCTAGCATAAAAGAGAGTGATGCGGTTGCCTTTAGAACATATCATGAGGTTGAGGGGCCATATTGTGACTATCTAAGGCAGCAGTACGCTAAGCCTGCGTTGCTAACGGGACCTGTCCTGACTGAAACACCAGAAACAAAGCTAGACGAAAAATGGACTAAATGGTTATGCAATTTTGAGCAAGGTACTGTGGTGTATTGTGCATTTGGGAGTCAAAATATACTACAAAAGGACCAGTTTCAAGAGTTGCTTTTGGGATTCGAGCTATGTGGGCAGCCATTTTTGGTGGCTCTTAAGTACTCCAGTTGGATGCGCAACAATTGA